The nucleotide window ACATAAAATATACATTTTTCATACAtgattcaatttcacataaatatcaGTCTAacataatcacattgtcccttataaggctctacgagaccttaaaacatgcttggaaaaggttcaggactaaaccgataacatatacaaactttgagaaacttataaaattttctaacatttaaaggtcacatgcccgtgtgaacaggctgtgtgcctcacacggccaccagacatgctCGTTTAAAGATAATAAATGATTCATGCTagttttggtaagtgttttggTTAAGAAATGGTTGAGATTTGAGAAGTGAAATGTAATGATTCAATATGGTATGATTTATGCTGGAAATAATCACTTTTGATTGcttatttgattttatatttgataccattttgatggctaagggtgcatgagaaaagggtggcaatttgactttgcaaatggcctatttttgttcacacgggcaaagacacgggtgtgtgtctcagccatgtacgaCACATAGTCatattacacggccgtgtgtcccctgggtaccctttcgaattaagtcagtataccctacaggtttgacacggcctagacacaagggcgtgtctaTTGACCGttgtggcacacgggctagcacataggcgcgtggccggccgtgtgatccaagttagTAACCTCCCTAGCTTTctcacggccatggcacacgggcgtgtctctggccgtgtggtgcaagtcagaatATATGTCCtggtttcacacggcctgtgacagtGTAATAGAGTTATCAATTATTGTTTGAAAAATATCATTTATTGTTTAAcagaattaattttttaaatgaaatattaaaggaaatattttgtttataattgaaaaaatatatatttttgggacatttttatatagtaaatgttaATTACATTACAATTTGatcttatttgattctttttaacaatataaggactaaattaatcTATTTGATAATACAAATTTGATCCAGTCCCTATATTATAGAGACCTCACAAGTACTTTAACcgtattaaatgtatttatttaatactaataaaaagttttaaattttaaattgagttaatttatatttaaattattatgtttccatcgataaaaaataaaataaaaattatattacttTTTTTGTCGAAATCAAGGTGTTCACCACTAATAAAAGTGATTAATCTCTTCACCATAGGTGCTCTCCAAAGAGGTAAACAGTTGgccatgaaataaaaaaatatatattaatttaattttaaataaaaaatttaaatatttatataatagattgtgtatattcatatataaaatttaataaataatatatttatataatataatatgattATCTATACTTACTATTATTTAAGTGTGTGACTAAATTATTATCACGAGTCAACTCAACATCAACTTTGTTGATAGGTAAAATCAACAAGGAGGAGGAGATGGAAGTGGTggtgtggtggtggtggtggttcaCCCTTGACTAGGGAGGAGAGCCATTGTATTAAAGGTATGGTGGGTAGTTTGAGAGGGGTGGGCCTTAGATGAATTGATGAAGAGGAAGTTAAGTGTCTTGATTCATTTCTTAGATGTTGTAAGGAAGTTAAGTGTTCATTGAATCTGAATAACCATATGTCTATATTCattatgaatttaatttttatatggtttttatttattttattttatttaatacttttataaattttaataatgtttaaaattaaaaattttaactttttaaaatatatttttgaaattttaaaaatttaagttttgAAATTAATGAACCTAGACAAAAGGTTACCTAGGTTCATTtctagtaaaaaataaaaatatatatatctcctttaattttttcatttaaaagaaTTGTAATTGGCATGGAGCACCATGTACGTGTCATTAACGGTCATGTCAACACTATAATGGTCAAAGACAAAAATGTTGGTCAAAGGGCATAATTAAATGTATCTTTTGCTGAGAggcttaattgattttatttttttattttttttgtaacgTCACTAACTCAGCCTAAAGTTAGGCCTAAATTTGAGATATTACATTGGCCACCGAAATGGACCAGTAAGCTATCGGAGTTTATATAGTAGTTATTTAAATACATTCATTTATATTAGAAGAAAACTTAGCATATTTTCAAAAAAACTCACAAGTTAACAAAAATCGGTtaagtttaacatttttattgaAACAGTAACTACTTTCAAAACTCAATTAACTTCCAATTTATTTGTTATATTTCAGAATATATCTATGTTTTAGCAACAAAAAAGTGATTTTAATTgcgatttttaattaaaactgaATTCCAAGcataatgaattaatattcatatttcaacatcctatttttaaattaaatgtcatgcatacaaatcaaacccaaaacctaagtCCTATGTCACAGTTCAATAGTAAAACAATACAGTCtctaaataacaaaaaaatttaaataataatactctaaaatacattttatgtaaaataaaaaaattttgagcCAAGACCCTCTTGATGTCGTGCCCACATACCTAACTTTGCTTTATCTGTAAAGATAGAAATAAAAGGGGAGTGAGCTATAAAGATCATTGTGAGTTCAATCATAAAAAATTCAGTGCAAACAacatataaaacataaagaaTTATAAGGCATAAAATAATCACTATTGAATAACAATTCAGAGTATCATTATTTCTGATCAATTCAACACAATATCATCTCAGAATTCATTGCTTTGTATATTCATGTTGATACATGCAATGCAGTTTCAATTTAACAGAAAAGGGTCCTACCCTACCACTACACTCCACAATAAGAGTTTTGGGGAAGTCTTTTAACCCAAACACTTCAGTTTATGGATAAACCACTAGTATTTGCAGATTAACTGCCAGTAGTAAAATTTGTGGATGAACCACTAGTGTTGCAGATTATTAGACTGCCAATAGGTTGTGGATGCACAACATGTTTGCAAATAAAAGCTGCCAGTAATTTATGGATGAACCATCAGCGTTGCAGATTATTAAACTAATAGTACTTCCTCCTTTCAATCGTCCCACTCTATACAATGCAGTATGACATGCTAGTAACAGTACAGAACAGAAACAGTAAACATGCTTATCATGTATTTGGTTAAATATTAGCAGTAGACATGCAATTAGTAATATATTGGTAAGAATAACAGTATCAGTTCATCAAAAAGACAGTGACAATAGACATGCAACATTCACATATCATCAATGTATAGTAGCAGTTCAATCATCAACTCACAGATTCTAGCATGTTCATAAATGAGGGACTCAATCGAGTGaataaaatctctaaaaatagatTGGGGATTATACAATGACTAAactaaataattcaaaaattttgagCAAAACCATAAAAtagaggtcacacggccatgtggctagACCGTGTGAAAAGCTATAGTTCGTGTGGAAGGGTTGCACAaccgtgtggccaagccgtgtaacAGACTGTGGCCGTGCAGTAAACATTAAAATCAACCTACAACAGAGGCATGACCGTGTGGAAGGCAGTATGGAAggttcttggccgtgtgagattCGAAGTACCCTAACATGACAgtagcacatggtcgtgtggtcaacacacccgtgtgggagACCGTGTAGCCCTAATCCTACACAAGTTTTACCCCAATTCAtttgtaaaagaacacacacctttTATTAGGAGACCAATCGACATTCTTCACGCCCGATTATGATCCGATTCACCTAAATCAGGCCCTTCAAACGATATTTATACATAAGTTAACAATTCATTTCGAGATTTATCAAGATTATCAAAGGTTTCGACAATAATCGTAAAAgatggattaatttgaatgaagGATTAGCATCGGGTAGAAATACTACAAAAATTTCGGAATCTAAACTTTGAAATGAGATGTACTTACCGTTTCTTGACAATGATCGAGATGTTATTGATGGTAGTTATGAAACCGATAGAAAAAATTATTGAATGGAGGATGATTTGATTCgggaaatcaaaataattatcaACAATTAGAATGAAAATATGAtgtaaagaaaagggaaagaaaataaatagaaaGAGGGAGAGCAAATTCTATTAGGATTTGAAAAGAGGCCATATGAATATCTAAATAGGAatagaagagaaaaaaatggtGGAATTTAAATTCTATTGGAATTTTGAGAAGGGGCAAgttgtaaattggttaaattcCTAGGGTTTACCTTAGGGGCGTCACCTACAATTTTCACAAGATTTACCGAAATTGAATTTAAAATGAAGGGGAGAAGGAGGCAAGTTGAACCTTGGCTTAAAGGAAAACTAACAATCTTTATTTCTATTTTACACTTAATCATATAGATATATTTTGGGGCAtttttttggcaaaattatgaaataaaaatgggACGGGGCTTGAACTTGGGTCTAAAGGCCCCAGCATTTTAACCATTGAGGCTACAACTCATTTCTtgtttaatttaaacatttaattgtaCATATTGCTTTTTTTTGGAGACTTATCGAATTcccaaaataaaaagagaaaagaatggTTTGAACTAAGGATCATAAATGAGGAAAGCTAACTCTTAATCATGAGGCTTGAAGTCTATTTCTTGTTTAATTTTTATTCctgacaatatatatatatatatatatatatatatatatatatatatatatattagttatgGTTTTATCTTAGAttgctaaaaataaaaggaaaaaaaatgggaGGTGTTATAATTCAAACTTGAGTCTTTAGGGATGGCTACACTACTTAACCACTAGGCCAGATACTCATTCTTGTTTAATTCTTACAACATTTATTCTTACAACAATGCGTGACACTTGCTAGGGTTTATAgtaaaattgcataaaataaaattgatGCGAGGAAAGGGATTTAAACCTGGGTTTCAAACATtaattcactaacacttaacctTTAGACTAGAAACtcatttatttataattcaaataatgGTAATTGGGCAAGTTGCCATTTTGGTCACTCCCATTTTCCCCCTTTTCCAATTAGGTTCTAACTCAATTAAAACACACTATTTTTAAATTAAACCTCGTAATCAAGTTTCGTtttagattaatttaataaaacttgattatattattttaatattttaattaattagttatgaCCCTAATTTCGATATTTGTTTCAAACCCTCGATTTATTTACAAACGCACAAAGGTAACCTTATAAATCAAGACATGTTCACTCTCGATTTTTACAAACTCGATTCTTCTAATCCTATTTTTGGCAAAGTTCAAGGGCATATATACCCTCTTTagcctttaaaaataataaaaataagtaaaaatattaatatttgaaCCCATGCCATCAATGTTAACAAAAACTTTCCTTTATCACTTCAGCCAAAACTTTAATCTAATACTTTTAAACATTTCAATGGTATATGTTACACATTATTTCACCCACATTGTTTGTGTATATTAATAATATCGTTGATTAAGTTTATGTCAAAAATCAACgagatatatatatgaattttacAATTTCTTAACATGATAGCATTTTGTACTTCTATAGTTTGTACAAATACTTTAATAATTATTTGGAATTTTATTAACAGCATATTTGAATGATCAAAATCAAAAAAATTgatatatgttatttattattttgaatattgtTCTTTTGTACTAATTATATGaagtaaaatatattatatatcgaatatgataaaatgatttaattatgatttgcaaattttatttaaataaatattatattttaattatgttaaacAATTTAAATAACGAATATTATTTTCCacaaattacattaattataaacacattatataaaaattaattaatacttAAACACGTAAAATTACATTCATTGTATATAATATTAGAAAACCTTTTGAATTGTCTGATATAGCTTTTGTTGTTCaatgtaattttaaatatttttattatttatattatgagttttaattttattagaatAATTGGTTAAAACATTACTTGATACCAAAATTTATCATACTTATAAATAAGAATTATGATTATGCTAAAAAGCTATtactaaataaatttatataacaaataaaaatcaaatttcatatttaaattattatatttctattaaccaaaagaaaaaaaaagaaatatattttgttttaaatagtAAATTTAATAACTATATACTTCATATATAGATTTTATAAACGAtactttttataaaataatttcatatattgtatttttattaattttatctaCAAATTATTGTGAACAATTTATTGATTGACAttgttaaaaaaattgaataataaaGAATCTAGTTTTCaatatatcaatttttttataaattttataaattaaaataatttattgttaATTACTTTAATTAGTTATTATGTTGTCTTACATTAATTATATATTGGATATGtttctaaatttttataataatatttaaattaagatattttaatcatattcaacaattcaaataaaaatattaatttatattaattacaataattaaaaacaaaatgtttaaaaatctaataaaaattaaatgcaaAATATGTAACATTAAAACTACTAATAATAATGAATATACATATTCAGATCATAATCCTCTTGCATTTTTCAAACATGTgtatcatattttcattcaactttcCATTGATACCAATCCCGTTCGATCTCATCCTTTGAAGGTAAATTACCAAATCACCCCCACCCCCAATAAGAAAGCAAGCTGGCAAAGCACTTGAATGAAATTAGCCTTTAAACTTTACAGCGCATAGTTATAACTATCCTTAACACATTTCCTAAGAACTACACAACAaaatccaaaacatcaaaaaataagaaaaaaggggTTCTTCTTCTCGTTTACTTTTGCATTTCAACTTTGACTGATTTCTCATCTTCTAAAAGCTTTAGAAATCAAatcaaaataccaaaaaaatTCACTTTGCCTTGCCACTGCACACCGCCCTACACATGTATGTAGCACAAACAAAAACCGTGACGGAAGAGAGCATCTTAAGTCTTTATATAACTACCAAAATCCCTCAATTCCGAGGTCAAAAGAGATTAGTTATCACCTGGAGATATCATTGCCTTCCTACTCGTCCCTGAAACCATGTACGTGGCCCCATCAGCATATCCAGATCTTCCCTGCTACTGCTGATTACGTTTCATCATCAGCTCGTGGAAACTGAGTACTGGGGAATGATCACGTCCAGGAGCACTATTAAGCCTGTCAGGACTACGACTCCGACTGCGTCCCGTATCATAACTATCATGGAAACCACGATCATTCCTGTTCTTACATAACAAGGGGGTGAGAAAATCATATAAATTCAGCAGCAGGTATAGAACATTATAATTACTAAAATTCAAAAACAATAGAGAGAAACAAGACCACCAACATACCTGTCAGAAGACTCGTGACCATATCCACGTCCACCACTTTTCTCATGCCAGCTCGAGGATGTAGAAATTCCTCGACCACCTCTTCCACCATCCCTACCACCATACCCTGAATCAGTGCGTCCGCCACGTCCACCATCATAGCCACCAGAACTAGGAGCCCATCGTCTAGGCCTTCCCATCCCACCACCACGTGAAGCCATTTCACGAAGTTCGGCAGGCACCTGCTGGTTTGCTCCTTCTAAAACTTTGATGAGATCTGAAGCATGCTTTGAATCCTGATCACCAAAGAATGTAAATGCCAATCCAGTTGCACCTGCCCTTCCAGTCCTTCCAATCCTATGAACATAATCCTCAACTCCAGTAGGGAAGTCATAGTTGATTACCACCCTGTgaaagatattaataaatgcaaatCATTATCATGATACATTCGACACAGCAGAAGCAATAAAGTTACTAAACTTTAAAGACCAAGAGTTTCCTGCATTTATCATTTGTGGCTCCTTTGATCTATAAAGTAAAATGCCATGGAACCATGCATCAGAAATCCCAACCCCTACCTGATGTCCTTAATGTCTAGGCCCCGAGCAGCAACATCAGTAGCAACAAGCACTGGCGACCTCCCAGAGCGAAACTGACCAAGCACATAGTCCCTGTCAGCCTGAGATTTGTCACCATGGATAGAAGCAGCTCCAAACTGACTGAGGTTGCGAGCAAGTTGATCACACATCTTCTTGGTTGAACAAAAGACTATGATCTTGGATCCTGGTTCTTGAGAGCGCAGAATCTGCTCAAGTCTTCTGTGTTTTACCATTGGTGCTAATACTTCAACATTCTGCAGGACACAGAATGATAAATTTCTAAGTACAAATAAAGGCTACCACtcattcataataaaatttaaaactactAAAGAACTTTCAGATTCTCAAatcttatttaaattaaataaggaTTAGCAGCAATGAAATCCAAACCTGTGTAATTGACTTGTTTGCCACAAGCTCATCGATATTGCCAATGTTGACCTGAACAGGATTTACCAGTAGATCTGCTGCAATTTTCCGAACTTCCCTTGGCCATGTCGCTGTGTACATGAGAGTCTGCCTACGAGTAGGCACTTCTTTCACAATCTTCCTAATCTGAGGTTCAAAACCCATATCTAACATGCGATCAGCCTCATCTAACACAAGGTAAGAAACTTGCTGGAGGCTGACTCTCCTCATCTCTAGAATATCATTTAACCGGCCAGGAGTGGCAACCACAATATCTACTCCTCTCTCAATTTCTCTCAACTGAGGACCTTTTGGTGCTCCCCCATACAGACACTGCATGGAAACATACAATAACCCACATTCGTAAAATCATGATTCTACCTTCAGCTTTGAAAAGACTTATATGTTGAAATATAACTGAAGTATACCAGAAAGAAATATAAACCTTATTGGAGAAACTAGAAGATGATAAAGAAATTACAAAAGAAATGAACAAATTGATTTTGTGATCCAGTCTCAAAGAGTGTGACATACTGTGCACGTAATTCTTGATGAACCACCAAATTTCTGAGCTTCATCTTGTATCTGAGTAGCCAGCTCCCTTGTTGGTGATAATACTAACACAGTTGGACCCATTTGAGAATCATTACGGCACCGCTTGATATGCATAAACCCAGGTACTAGGTAACCCAATGTTTTCCCAGAACCGGTTTTTGCAATGGCCACTATGTCTCTACCTTGCAATGCAATCGGCCATGATTGAGCCTGAATTGGAGTTGGAGCAGAAAACCCAGCATTGTGTACctgttaaaagaaaataaaataaagggaaaaaaaatcCAGCAACTTCTGTGAGCAGAAGTAATGGCCTCAAGACTTATGGTTTTGTTTAGAAGTTATAGTGCAGTGGCTTATGTCAGAAGTAGCATCATCCCCCACATGCAAGCGGCCAACGCTTGCTGATGCAAGCTGGAACAGGAGGAAGCCTCTTCTTCCTTTTAGACCGAGTGGGAGACTGAAGTATCATCTACGGCAGCCCTGGCCACGAACTTAGGTCATTCAGAAAGCCCTTCCCAAAAATTTGTCCACCAAATAAGGGCACTCCAAATGATAAGCATGGCCCCCCACAGAGGGCACCACAGCGTACGATATTAGCTCCTCTGAGGAGCAAATATCGCACCTGCGACAAAAAAGTAAAGATGGCAAAAGAATTAGCATGAGTCTGATGCTCAACATTGGGACCTCCAACAATCTAAGAACTTTGCACGAGAAACAATCAACTTGCATTGCTCGTAACTTACAAGATTCAACTTTTAAGTCCACCAATGTTATAAAGACCAAAAGTTAAAGGATAAGCAGAATAGTTGACCTCTCTAAGTAACTCAGAAGGAAATCCAGTAGATTCAAATGATGAAAAAGGTTGGGGCACCTCATCTCCCTGACAAGAAATAAGAAAAACAATTTGCGTCACAAGGGATAGTAATGCcccaagcacaatgaggttttcaGAAGAAAGTGACTGAAAGAACATAAAAATGAGATGATTTATAAACTATTTGCAAATTGTAATCATCAACTAGATACTCACAGTTACTGTTATCTCATGCTGACGGCGATAAGCATCACCAGACAAATTACTTCCCCCAGTAACTGATCCATGTCCTCTAGCAGAAGATACTCCCGACACAGAGCTGGAAGTCACATTAGGTGTATTATGGGAATGAACTGGTCCACTTCTAGCATTCTATGAAAAGTTAAGAACATTAAAAACCTACGATAGGAGAACAACCATATACATGTACATGTATCATATATTCCCACTTCAGATGCTTGAAGTTATGTAATTTTGAAAAACCCCGAGCTTTTAAGAATTTCGATAATCAGatataaaaagttaaaagtaTCTTGGACAGGAACACATGTCCAAGTCTCAAATCAAAAGAGACAAAAATTTAACAGTTTAGCCACCAGAATGACAAGGACCATACTTCAGCACTTAACATGTTAAGACAAATGTACTAATTTTCGATTTCACCTAAGATGGGCAAGAAAAACCAGATAAATCAAGTGCCCGATTTAAAGAGGACAGAAAGTAAATCAAATTACCTGGTCAGTCCTTGATACTGGCTCAAGTTTGGCTTCACTTCCTCTTCCATCCCGATCATTTTCTTTGCCAGGACTATAACCACAACGTCCTTCAGAAGATTGCTTAACTTGAACTGAAGAACTTATAGGTGCAACAGAAGGTTTCGGGACAGAATCTGCACTTGTAGGCCTCTCATACTGCGTGACATTTGTTACAGGATTCCAAAAGTATAGATAACCAGTTTTACCATCAACTAGGCCTTTCCATGGTTTGGGTAGAGTGGGGTCTGGCGCAGCATAACGGGGACCAGCAGAAGAGGCAGTTGCAGTGGAAGCCATAGCAAGAAAAGCCACCAACTAAAATCTGCAAGCCCCAAAGTTACAAAAGGCACAAATAAGAAACTAATATAAAATAACCATGATGACAAACTTAGAAGGTAAATTTCCAGGAGGACCAAGACCATGAGTTAATCTTGCATTGTagtaaaaaattttccatttttaatCAATCATTATTTTTGCTTTGTAccacttttgcattttttttacTACTAGGAAACCAAAAGGCAAATATCAAGATATAGCTAGCATAAGGAGAAAAAATATAGCAAAAAGTAACTTCTAAACCAAACCAAACAGTACAAAATAAAATCAGAGCAACATTAACCAAAGAACAGCTAAGTAATGCATAAGTTTAAATTTTCTGATATACCCATACCCAAAAATGCCCTGAAAAACACAAAACAGAGCTCAAATGCTCAATCAATATTAAAACttcaaaaataatatgaaatgtaaCCATGCACCACATGCCTCACATTCAAACAGAGCCCAGATTCGAGACCAATATAAGGAAAAAAAGCAATTCTCTTCTTCACATTTTATCAGTAAACAATCTAAACCCTAACTAAAACTCAAACCTAAACCCTAACTTAACCAACATGCAACAAGGCAAACAAAGATGGGGTAATTTTAGATAAATTAGAATTCAGAACCCCCAGAAATCCACCATT belongs to Gossypium arboreum isolate Shixiya-1 chromosome 7, ASM2569848v2, whole genome shotgun sequence and includes:
- the LOC108454968 gene encoding DEAD-box ATP-dependent RNA helicase 46 isoform X2, which encodes MIGMEEEVKPNLSQYQGLTSSVSGVSSARGHGSVTGGSNLSGDAYRRQHEITVTGDEVPQPFSSFESTGFPSELLREVHNAGFSAPTPIQAQSWPIALQGRDIVAIAKTGSGKTLGYLVPGFMHIKRCRNDSQMGPTVLVLSPTRELATQIQDEAQKFGGSSRITCTCLYGGAPKGPQLREIERGVDIVVATPGRLNDILEMRRVSLQQVSYLVLDEADRMLDMGFEPQIRKIVKEVPTRRQTLMYTATWPREVRKIAADLLVNPVQVNIGNIDELVANKSITQNVEVLAPMVKHRRLEQILRSQEPGSKIIVFCSTKKMCDQLARNLSQFGAASIHGDKSQADRDYVLGQFRSGRSPVLVATDVAARGLDIKDIRVVINYDFPTGVEDYVHRIGRTGRAGATGLAFTFFGDQDSKHASDLIKVLEGANQQVPAELREMASRGGGMGRPRRWAPSSGGYDGGRGGRTDSGYGGRDGGRGGRGISTSSSWHEKSGGRGYGHESSDRNDRGFHDSYDTGRSRSRSPDRLNSAPGRDHSPVLSFHELMMKRNQQ
- the LOC108454968 gene encoding DEAD-box ATP-dependent RNA helicase 46 isoform X1 — translated: MASTATASSAGPRYAAPDPTLPKPWKGLVDGKTGYLYFWNPVTNVTQYERPTSADSVPKPSVAPISSSVQVKQSSEGRCGYSPGKENDRDGRGSEAKLEPVSRTDQNARSGPVHSHNTPNVTSSSVSGVSSARGHGSVTGGSNLSGDAYRRQHEITVTGDEVPQPFSSFESTGFPSELLREVHNAGFSAPTPIQAQSWPIALQGRDIVAIAKTGSGKTLGYLVPGFMHIKRCRNDSQMGPTVLVLSPTRELATQIQDEAQKFGGSSRITCTCLYGGAPKGPQLREIERGVDIVVATPGRLNDILEMRRVSLQQVSYLVLDEADRMLDMGFEPQIRKIVKEVPTRRQTLMYTATWPREVRKIAADLLVNPVQVNIGNIDELVANKSITQNVEVLAPMVKHRRLEQILRSQEPGSKIIVFCSTKKMCDQLARNLSQFGAASIHGDKSQADRDYVLGQFRSGRSPVLVATDVAARGLDIKDIRVVINYDFPTGVEDYVHRIGRTGRAGATGLAFTFFGDQDSKHASDLIKVLEGANQQVPAELREMASRGGGMGRPRRWAPSSGGYDGGRGGRTDSGYGGRDGGRGGRGISTSSSWHEKSGGRGYGHESSDRNDRGFHDSYDTGRSRSRSPDRLNSAPGRDHSPVLSFHELMMKRNQQ